GCCCCGCTCTACCTAGCTGCAACGGCAAGGGCAACAACTAACTGCAACCGCAAAAACAACGACTAGCTACAACGGCAAGGGCTACGACAACAACAGCAAGGGCTACGACAACAACAGCGACAACCGCAAAAGCGTTTGCTTCGGAGATCTGCACCAGCGTTTGCTTCGGAGACTTGACATCGATGATTGTGGCACATAGGGTTGAGGTAGATTTTGAAGAGGGTGGAAGAAGCCGGTGAGAGTCCGGTGCGGTCGCGCCACTGTGATTGACCTGATGTTCGGGTTGAGAGCCAGACGTTCCTTCCTCGTTCGAATGAGCAATACGTGGGACGCACGATCCCTGGAGGTTACAAATGGCTCAATCCGTCTTTGGCTCCGTCTCTCAGCCGGTTTCTCTTCCTGTCGTTCCGCTGCGTGAGATTTTGCCGTATGCGGTGTTCGGTGGGCTGCTGTTGTTGCTGGCGATCTACTTTGTCGGCGCGGAGCAGGGCGCTACCTCGATGTTCCGTGGGACGATGGTGCATGAGTTTTTGCATGACGGTCGGCATCTTCTCGGCTTTCCCTGCCACTAGAGCGGGTTTTGCGTTGAAGTAAAGCTCAGGCAGTCGAAGACGCAAAGACGAAATACAGGGATCTCTCCACTGCGCTGTTCACGATGAGACTGTGACCAGCTACGGTCGAGATGACGAGTCAGGGTTTGTCGATGTTCAAAATGTCCATCTACAACTGCAGGGGAACCAGAAGACTTT
The Edaphobacter lichenicola genome window above contains:
- a CDS encoding CbtB domain-containing protein — its product is MAQSVFGSVSQPVSLPVVPLREILPYAVFGGLLLLLAIYFVGAEQGATSMFRGTMVHEFLHDGRHLLGFPCH